Within the Candidatus Methylomirabilota bacterium genome, the region GGCCACGCCGTCCAGGCCGGTGGTCCGGGCCGACCCGTACACGAACGACAGCCCATAGGCCATCACCGCCGAGGACACGCTGCCCACCAGGAAGAACTTCAGGGCGGCTTCCACCGCCGTCGCCTCACGCTTGGCGAACCCGGAGAGCACGTAGAGCGGCATGGACATCAGCTCGAATGCCACGAACAACAGGATCAGGTCCCGGGCCGAGGCCAGCACCAGCATGCCGAGCAGCGAGGTCAGCAGCAGCAGATGGTACTCCCCCGCCCGCCGCGCGAAGACGGCACCCGGCTGCCGGAGCCCGCCCAGAAGCCCGATGAAGGTGGCGGCCAGGAACAATCGCTTGGCGAAGATGGCCAGGCCATCCTGAACGAACATGCCGCCCAGCGCGGGCGGGGTCGGCGGGACGGCCCAGGTCAGCGCGCCGAGCAGCAACACCCCGCCCGTGGCCAGCCATCCCACCCAGCGACGGTCCGCACCCCGAGCCAGCAACGTCGCGACGAAGACGACGAGGACGAGAGCAGCCAGCCCGAGCTCGAGGAGGAACGGCGTCATGGTCCCACGATGCGCGCGAGCAACGGCACCGTGGCCGTCCCCACCGGCGCCAGGGCGATCGCCGGCATCATGCCGAAGACCACGAGCCCGACGACCAGCAGCACGAGCGCTACCCACTCCGGCCCGCGGGCGTCGACGAGATGGTCGAAGTGTGGCGAGGGCGGCCCCCAGAAGATCTGCTTGGCCACCCGGAGCACGTACACCGCGGTGAGGAACGTGCCGGCCACCGCCGGAAACAGCCACCAGGCGTGCGCCGACTTCCACGCCCCCATGAAGGTGAGAATCTCGGCCACGAAACCCGCGGTGGCCGGCAGGCCGAGCGAGGAGAGTCCGCCCACCGTGAACGCGGTGGCGATACCCGGCATGGCGCGACCGAAGCCGCCCATCTTGAAGATCTCGCGGGAGTGCGCCTTCTCGTAGACGAGGCCCACCAGGGCGAAGAACAGGCCGGTCATGATGCCGTGGGCGAACATCTGGAACACCGAGCCATTCAGGCCGGCCTCGGTGAGCGTGGCGGCGCCCAGCAGGACGATGCCCATGTGGGAGACCGAGGAGTACGCGATCACGTACTTCAGATCGGTCTGGGCCATCGCCGACAGCGCGCCATAGACGATGTTGATGCAGGCGATCGTGCCCATCAGCCAGGCCAGCTCACGGGCGCCCTCCGGCAGCAGGCCCATGCCCATCCGGACCACGCCGTAGGCGCCAAGCTTCATGAGGACGCCGGCGTGGAGCATCGATACGGCGGTGGGCGCCGAGGCGTGGCCGTCCGGCGACCAGGTGTGCAGGGGCCAGATGCCGGCCAGGATCCCGAAGCCGACGTAGAAGGCCAGGAACACCCAGCGCTGGACGGCCGGAGTGAAGGTGGCGACCTCCAGCTCCAGGAAGGAGAAGGAGCCGGCCCCGGCGGTGACGTACAGCGCGAAGATGCCCACCAGGATGAAGGCCGAGCCGAAGAGGAGGTACAGCGTCAGCTTCATGGCGGCGTATTCTTTGGTCCCTACGCCCGTCTCCCGGACGGCCCAGGCGAAGATGCCGCGGGGCCGGATCTCTCCGCTGGAGCCCCAGATCCCGATCAGCAGATACATCGGCAGCACCGCCAGCTCGTAGAACAGGAAGAAGACGAAGAGGTCGAGCGAGACGAAGACGCCGTAGACGCCGGTGACCAGGATCAGGAGCAGCGCGTAGAACTCCTGGCTGCGCACGGCCACCGTCCACGAGGCGAACACGCCGGCGAAGATGATGATCGAGGTGAGCAGGACCATCAGCACGCTCATGCCGTCCACGCCCAGCTCGTAGGCGATGCCCAGCGGGGGCACCAGCGAGAGCTTTTCGTAGAACTGAAACCCGGCCGCGTCCCGGTCGTAGGCGGCGAAGACCCACAGGGACAGGACCATCGACACACCGGTCGAGACCACGGAGATCAGCCGCACGGCCAGAGGCGAACGGCGCGCCGTGAACATGATCAGGAGCGCGCCCACGAAGGGCGCCCAGGTGATGAGCGTGAGCAGCGGCATCACCGGCCCCACTGCGCCCAGACGAGGAGGACCAGGACGCCGAAGGCGACGGCGTAGACGTAGTCCTGAGCCTGGCCCGTCTGCAGTCGGCGGAGGGCGTCACCCCCGCGCAGGGTCAGCGCGCTCAGCCCATTGAGCAGCCCATCCACCAGGTAGCGGTCGACCCAGCCGACCACCCACGAAAAGCCGAGGATGACCCCCCGATAGAGCGCCCCGTAGAGGGCGTCGATCCCGTAGCGATGACGGGCCAGCATGTACATCGGGCCCAGCGCGGCGGCCACCCGGGCCGGATCGATCAGGGCACGCTGGTACATGGCCACCGCGAGCAGGAAGCCGACCGCGGCCAGACCGAGCGAGAGCGGGGCGAGCCATGCCGGCCCGTGGGGCACGTCGGCGCCGACGACCGCGAAGCGGAGGCCGAGTCCCACCGTGAGGGCGGCCAGGATCCAGAGCGGGATGGCCATGAGCGGCGGGGCGTCGTGGGGATGGCCGCCCACATGGGCGCGCCCGAAGAAGGCGATGAGCACCACGCGGAACATGTAAAAGGTCGTCAGGAACGCGGTCACCGCGAGCAGGACGAAGGGGCCGACCATCCCGCCCTCCAGCACTGAGGCCAGTACCGCTTCCTTGGAAAAGAACCCGGCCAGCGGCCACACGCCACCCAGCGCCAGGGTACCGACGAGAAAGACCACTCCGGTTTGCGGCAGCGCCCGGAACAGGCCGCCCATGCGGTGGATGTCATTGGTCCCCATGGCGTGGATGACGGCGCCGGCAGCGAGGAAGAGCAGCGCCTTGAAGACGCCGTGGGTCAGCAGGTGGAAGAACCCCGCGCCGGCCGCCCCCGCCCCCGCTGCCGCCATCATGTAGCCCAACTGCGACACGGTCGAGTACGCCAGCACGCGCTTGATGTCGTCCTCGACGCACGCCATCGTCGCGGCCAGCAGCGCGGTGAAGGCTCCCACCCAGCCGATCAGGCCCAACACGTCGGGGGCGAGCGCGAAGAGCGGCATGGCCCGGGCCACCAGGAAGACGCCGGCCGTGACCATCGTGGCGGCGTGGATCAGCGCCGAGACCGGAGTGGGCCC harbors:
- a CDS encoding NADH-quinone oxidoreductase subunit M, which translates into the protein MPLLTLITWAPFVGALLIMFTARRSPLAVRLISVVSTGVSMVLSLWVFAAYDRDAAGFQFYEKLSLVPPLGIAYELGVDGMSVLMVLLTSIIIFAGVFASWTVAVRSQEFYALLLILVTGVYGVFVSLDLFVFFLFYELAVLPMYLLIGIWGSSGEIRPRGIFAWAVRETGVGTKEYAAMKLTLYLLFGSAFILVGIFALYVTAGAGSFSFLELEVATFTPAVQRWVFLAFYVGFGILAGIWPLHTWSPDGHASAPTAVSMLHAGVLMKLGAYGVVRMGMGLLPEGARELAWLMGTIACINIVYGALSAMAQTDLKYVIAYSSVSHMGIVLLGAATLTEAGLNGSVFQMFAHGIMTGLFFALVGLVYEKAHSREIFKMGGFGRAMPGIATAFTVGGLSSLGLPATAGFVAEILTFMGAWKSAHAWWLFPAVAGTFLTAVYVLRVAKQIFWGPPSPHFDHLVDARGPEWVALVLLVVGLVVFGMMPAIALAPVGTATVPLLARIVGP
- the nuoL gene encoding NADH-quinone oxidoreductase subunit L; its protein translation is MDLTAAAVQVLLFPFAAFLVLAVVAPLRRTGRLAGWVSIAAAFAAAVRALTIWMQGGRATATWSWLPGDGGPMATVGVMVDELSAAMLMLVTLVSLLVQVYSLSYLDGEPAPSLGRYYTYQSLFAFSMLGLVLAPTFLQMFVFWELVGLCSYLLIGYWYDRPAAARAAVKAFWITRLGDVGFVIGIVMLWAAAGTFEFATLFQMAEQHRLPVDGLSTIMLLIYLGAVGKSAQFPLHVWLPDAMEGPTPVSALIHAATMVTAGVFLVARAMPLFALAPDVLGLIGWVGAFTALLAATMACVEDDIKRVLAYSTVSQLGYMMAAAGAGAAGAGFFHLLTHGVFKALLFLAAGAVIHAMGTNDIHRMGGLFRALPQTGVVFLVGTLALGGVWPLAGFFSKEAVLASVLEGGMVGPFVLLAVTAFLTTFYMFRVVLIAFFGRAHVGGHPHDAPPLMAIPLWILAALTVGLGLRFAVVGADVPHGPAWLAPLSLGLAAVGFLLAVAMYQRALIDPARVAAALGPMYMLARHRYGIDALYGALYRGVILGFSWVVGWVDRYLVDGLLNGLSALTLRGGDALRRLQTGQAQDYVYAVAFGVLVLLVWAQWGR